GCCCATGGGCGGTGCGGTTGCCGGGCGGGACTGTGCATGAAGTCAATTATCGGGACGGGGAGCCAGCGAGGTAGGGGGAGAGGAAACAAGGTGCGTCCCTCGAACGCCGCCTGCCGCTCCTGGCAAATCTGGCGCCTTCAAGCAGACCCGGACGAACGCGACCGGCCTGAAGCGCCCCGCCGAGACCCATATATGCCCTTGTAGGCGCGGAAGGAATCTTCTATCTTATCGCTACACTCCTTTTGCCTTGCGCGCGTCTCTGCGTCCGCGCGGGGGTGCCGAATGAGCGAGCAGGCGACAGAGAAACCGACCCTCATGACGACGGCAGAGGACCGCTGGCCGCAACTCCTGCGCGAATTGTGGATGTGGGCGGTCTGGATCGCGGCCCTGTTTCTGCTGATCTCGTTGCTCAGCTTCCATCCTGCCGATCCGGGCTGGTCTCATGTGGGCGCCGGCCAGCCGTTGCACAATGTCGCCGGGCGGGCGGGGGCCTGGCTGGCCGATATGTCGCTCTACCTGCTGGGTTATCCCGGTTACCTGCTGCCTATCGTCTTGTTTGGGGTGGGGGTCTGGCTGGCCAGACACCGCTTTCCCCCGGCGCCCTGGAGCCTGGGCATGCGCCTGTTGGGATTGCTGTTTGCGTTCGCGGGCGCCTGTACGCTGGGAGAACTTTATTTCCTGAAGGGCGCGCAGTTGCCTGGGCATGTCGCAGGCGGCGGCGGCCTCCTCGGCGAGGGCCTGCAAGCCGTGTTGTCGAAACCTTTCGGCACGCTGGGCCTGACCCTGTTGCTGCTGGGGCTGCTGGGGGTGGGAATCAGCCTGTTCAGCGGCCTGTCCTGGTTGCGTCTGTCCGAAACCGTGGGCGTACTGACCTTGCGCCTGTGCGACACGGTGGGAGCATGGGCCTGGTACCTGGGAGAGAAGGCGGCGCGAGCGGCCGCTCCCCGGGCGGCCCGGCTGCGCGCCAGGCTGCGCGCGAAATTGGCTGCGCCTGAGGCTGCGTTGCCGCCGGAGGACGGGGCCGGGCCGTCGTCAGAACTCACGCGGCCGCCGGGAGACGAGACCGTGCCGCTGTCCAGAGACGCGGCGCCGCCGGGAGACGACACCACGCTGCTGCCCAGGGACACGGCGCCGCCGGGAGACGAGGCCGCGCCGCCGTACAGGGACACGGCGCCGCCGGGAGACGAGCTCGCGCCATCGCCGGAGAGCGCGCGGCCGCCAGCGGATGAGAACGTGCCGCCGCCCGAGGTTGCCGCGCCCCCTGAGCACGCGGACGCGCCGCCGCCGGGGGCCGGACTGCCGTCGGCAGGCGCGACCGCGCCGCCGCCGACCGCCCCGGCGCCGGCCGCGGCAAAGGCAGCGGCGACGCCAGCGCCGCCCGCGCTGCCCGGGCTGGAATTGTTGGAGGCGCCCGCGCTCTCGGCAGCGCATTCCTCACAGCAGGACCTGGAGTCCTTCTCCAGGCGCATCGAAGAACGATTGCGCGAATTCGGGGTGCAGGCGGAGGTGGTGGCGGTGCGGCCCGGGCCGGTGATCACCCGCTTCGAATTGCAGCCGGCGCCGGGGATCAAGGGCAGCCGCATCAGCGGTCTGGCGCGCGACCTTGCCCGGTCGCTCTCCGTGGTCAGCGTACGCGTGGTCGAGGTGATCCCCGGCAAGTCGGTGCTGGGCCTTGAGTTGCCCAACGAACAGCGGGAGACGGTGCGCTTGCGCGAGATCCTGGACTCCGAAGAGTGCCGGTACGGCGACAGCCGGCTGCCCCTGGCCCTGGGCAAGGATATAGGCGGCCGGCCAATGATGGCCGCCCTGGAACGCATGCCGCACCTGCTGGTGGCCGGCACGACCGGTTCGGGCAAGTCCGTGGCCTTGAACGCCATGATCCTGAGCCTCTTGTACAGTGCCGGGCCGCGGGAACTGCGGCTGATCCTGATCGATCCCAAGATGCTGGAACTATCCGTTTACCAGGGCGTCCCGCACCTGCTTGCCCCGGTGGTAACGGATATGAAACAGGCGGGCAACGCCCTGCGCTGGTGCGTGGCGGAGATGGAGCGCCGCTACCGCCTGCTGGCGGCCATGGGGGTGCGCGGCATCGCTGGATATAACCAGCGCCTGGAGCAAGCGGCAGAGCAGGGCAAGACGCTGCGCGACCCCATGTGGCAGGGGGAGGGGGAGGCGCCGGCGGCGGAGCAACTGCCTTATATCGTGGTGGTGATTGACGAGCTTGCCGATATGATGATGATCACCGGCAGAAAGGTGGAGGAGTGGATCGCCCGCCTGGCGCAGAAGGCGCGCGCCGCCGGCATTCACCTGATCCTGGCCACGCAACGCCCGTCGGTGGACGTGATTACCGGACTCATCAAGGCGAATATCCCGGCGCGCATCGCCTTTCAGGTCTCTTCCCGCATTGATTCCCGCACCATATTGGACCAATCCGGCGCCGACAACCTCCTGGGGCACGGCGATATGCTGTTCCTGCTGCCGGGCGAATCGCTGCCGAGACGGGTGCACGGCGCCTTTGTAAGCGACCAGGAGGTACACCGGGTGGCGGATTTTCTGCGCGCCGCCGGCGCCCCGGAGTACCGCGGGGAAGTGCTGACGATGCCGGAAGAGAGGGAGACCGGGGAGGCGGAGGCGGAGGACCCCGACGAGGAGGATTCGCTGTACGAGGATGCCGTAGCGGTAGTGTTGGAAAGCCGCCGCGCCTCGATCTCTTATGTACAGCGGCGGCTGAAGATCGGTTACAACCGGGCGGCCCGGCTGGTGGAAAAGATGGAGCAACGCGGCATAGTGGGCTCGCAAGAGCCGGGGGGCAACCGCGAGGTCCTGGCTGCCGCGCCCGAGGAGTCGTGAGGTGTCTGCTGCAATTTCTGGCGCAATCCCTGGCGGGGCGCGGACTGCCTGTTTGTTGCCTGGCCGGCTGTCTGATCGGCGGGCCGCAAGCCCTGGCCGCCGCCGGGGGCGATACGGCGCCATTGCGCGACTGGCTGCGCGGCCTGACCGTCATGCAGGCGGATTTCCGCCAGGTAGTGACGGACGAATCCGGCAAGGTGCTGGAGCGCACGGAAGGCAGGATGGCCTTGCATCGCCCCGGCCGCTTCCGCTGGGAGTCTTTGCGCCCCTACCCGCAGTTGCTGGTAGTGGACGGAAAACAGGTCTGGCATTACGACCCGGAGCTGGAGCAGGTGATCGTCCGGGACGCGGGGAGTACGTTGCGCCATACGCCGGCGGCCTTGTTGCTGGGGGAAGAGCGACCGGAGCGCTTGTTTGCGATTCGCGCCCTGGGCGAAGAGACCGGCTTGCGGCGCTGGGAACTGCGGCCGCGAGAAGGGGAGGAGACGACCGGCCTGCACCTGCTGCGCGTCGCCCTGGAGCGGCAGAACTTGGCCTGGATGGAATGGACCGACGCCCTCGGGAACAAGACGCGCTTCGAATTCTTGCGCCAGCGCCGGCGCTTGCCGCCGCAGGCGGAGCGGGAACTGTTTTCTTTCGTGCCGCCGCCCGGGGTGGACGTGATCCAGGAACAGGAGAGCCGATGAGCGTCCCCCTGGCCGAGCGGCTGCGCCCTGCCACGCTGGCGGAATTTGCCGGCCAGACGCACTTGGTGGGGAAAGGGGGGCCGCTACAGGAGGCCGCCGCCGGCGCAGGCCTGCATTCGCTGGTTTTTTGGGGGCCGCCGGGCTCGGGCAAGACGACGCTGGCCCGCCTGCTGGCCCGCGCCGGCGGCGCGGAATTTCTTGCCCTGTCGGCGGTGCAGGCCGGGGTGCGCGAGATCCGCCAGGCGGTAGCGGAAGCCCGTGCCCGCCGCGATGCGGGCGGCGGCGATACGGTGCTGTTTTTGGACGAGATCCACCGCTTCAACAAGGCACAGCAGGACTCTTTGCTGCCCTTCGTGGAGGACGGTACGTTGCTGCTGCTCGGCGCGACCACGGAAAACCCCGCCTTCGAGATCATCAATGCCCTGCTGTCGCGGCTGCAAGTGTATATCCTTCATGCCCTGGGAGCGGACGAACTGCGCGGCATCGCCGAACGAGGGGCGCGGGAAATAGGGGCGCGGCTGACGCCGGAGGCCGCCGAGCTGCTGGTCGCCGCTGCCGACGGCGATGCCCGCCGCGCCCTCGGCCTGCTGGAGTTGGCCGCCGGCCTGGCGGCGGGCAAAGAAATCGAGGCGGAATTGCTGCGCCGGGCGGCCGCCGCCGGGCCGCGCCGCTTCGACAAGGGCGGCGACAGCTTTTACGACCAGATCTCCGCTTTGCACAAATCGGTGCGCGGCTCGGCCCCCGATGCCGCCCTGTACTGGTTGGCGCGGATGTTGGACGGCGGCTGCGACCCGCTCTATATCGCCCGCAGAATGGTGCGCGCCGCCTCCGAAGACATAGGCACTGCCGATCCCAGGGCCCTGCGCGTGGCCCTGGATGCCTGGGAGGCGCAGGAGCGTTTGGGTTCGCCGGAGGGCGAATTGGCCATCGCCCAGGCGGTGGTATATCTGGCCTGCGCCCCCAAGAGCGCCGCCGTTTATCGGGGACTGCGCCGGGCCGGCGAAGACGCGCGCCGCCGCGGCTCCCTGGAGGTGCCGGCGCACCTGCGCAATGCCCCCACCGCGCTGGCGCGGCGCCTGGGGCACGGCCGGGACTACCGCTATCCTCACGACGAGCCGGGGGGTTACGCAGCGGGGGAGAGCTATTTGCCTGGCGCCCTGGCCGGGCGGCGCTACTACCTGCCTGGCGATGCCGGCCTGGAGTCGCGGATCGCGGCGCGGCTTGCCGAGTGGCGGCGCCGGGACGCCGCCGCCGCGGCCGGCGGGCAAGAGTAAGCCCATGCTGGATACGCAAGCCCTGCGCGCCCGCCCGGAAGAGTTCGCCAAACTGCTGCAGCGGCGCCGCTTCCGCCTCGACACGGAGACCCTGAGCGCCCTGGACGCAGAGCGCAAGCGGGTGCAGTCCGAAGTCCAGGAGCTGCAACAGCGGCGCAATCGGCTTTCCCGCGAGATCGGCTGGCTCAAGGCGGGCGGCGGCAACATCCGCAAGCCGCGCACGGAGGTGGAAACGGTGGGCGGACGCCTGCGGGAACTGGAGGAAGCCAGGCGGCGCGCCGAGACGCGGTGGCGGGAATGGCTGTTGCAGCTGCCGAATCTGCCCCACGCCTCGGTCCCGGAGGGCGCCGACAGCGCCGCTAATGTAGAACAGCGGAATTGGGGGAAGCCGCCCGAATTCGCTTTTGCGCCGCGCGATCATGTCGCCCTGGGGGAGGCGCTGGGATTGACGGATTTCGATGCCGCCGCCCGCATCGCCGGCGCGCGCTTCGTGGTCCTGCGGGGCGCCGTGGCGCGTCTGCACCGTGCCCTGGGGCAGTTCATGCTGGACTTGCATGTGCGCGAACACGGGTATCAGGAAATAAACGCCCCCTGCCTGGTGGCGGCGCACAGCCTGCAGGGGACGGGGCAGCTGCCGCGTTTCGAGTCCGACCTGTTTCCCGCCGGTCCGGCGCATTACCTGAGTCCGACGGCGGAGGTGCCGGTCACCAACCTGGTGCGGGAGAGTATCCTGGATGCCGAAGAATTGCCGTGCAAGTATGTCTGCCACAGCCCCTGTTTCCGCAGCGAGGCCGGCAGTTACGGCAAAGATACCCGCGGCATGATCCGCCAGCACCAATTCGAGAAAGTGGAACTGGTGCAGATCGTCCGTCCAGAAGACTCCTATGCCGCCCTGGAGGAACTGACCGGCCACGCCGAGGCGGTGCTGCAACGCCT
Above is a window of Gammaproteobacteria bacterium DNA encoding:
- the serS gene encoding serine--tRNA ligase gives rise to the protein MLDTQALRARPEEFAKLLQRRRFRLDTETLSALDAERKRVQSEVQELQQRRNRLSREIGWLKAGGGNIRKPRTEVETVGGRLRELEEARRRAETRWREWLLQLPNLPHASVPEGADSAANVEQRNWGKPPEFAFAPRDHVALGEALGLTDFDAAARIAGARFVVLRGAVARLHRALGQFMLDLHVREHGYQEINAPCLVAAHSLQGTGQLPRFESDLFPAGPAHYLSPTAEVPVTNLVRESILDAEELPCKYVCHSPCFRSEAGSYGKDTRGMIRQHQFEKVELVQIVRPEDSYAALEELTGHAEAVLQRLELPYRVVSLCGGDLGFAAAKTYDLEVWLPGQQRYREISSCSNCEAFQARRMRARWRNPEKGKPEPVHTLNGSGVAVGRALVAVLENGQEEDGGIRLPEALRPYLDGWERIPPPTASRQKNKGRKKEK
- a CDS encoding DNA translocase FtsK 4TM domain-containing protein produces the protein MSEQATEKPTLMTTAEDRWPQLLRELWMWAVWIAALFLLISLLSFHPADPGWSHVGAGQPLHNVAGRAGAWLADMSLYLLGYPGYLLPIVLFGVGVWLARHRFPPAPWSLGMRLLGLLFAFAGACTLGELYFLKGAQLPGHVAGGGGLLGEGLQAVLSKPFGTLGLTLLLLGLLGVGISLFSGLSWLRLSETVGVLTLRLCDTVGAWAWYLGEKAARAAAPRAARLRARLRAKLAAPEAALPPEDGAGPSSELTRPPGDETVPLSRDAAPPGDDTTLLPRDTAPPGDEAAPPYRDTAPPGDELAPSPESARPPADENVPPPEVAAPPEHADAPPPGAGLPSAGATAPPPTAPAPAAAKAAATPAPPALPGLELLEAPALSAAHSSQQDLESFSRRIEERLREFGVQAEVVAVRPGPVITRFELQPAPGIKGSRISGLARDLARSLSVVSVRVVEVIPGKSVLGLELPNEQRETVRLREILDSEECRYGDSRLPLALGKDIGGRPMMAALERMPHLLVAGTTGSGKSVALNAMILSLLYSAGPRELRLILIDPKMLELSVYQGVPHLLAPVVTDMKQAGNALRWCVAEMERRYRLLAAMGVRGIAGYNQRLEQAAEQGKTLRDPMWQGEGEAPAAEQLPYIVVVIDELADMMMITGRKVEEWIARLAQKARAAGIHLILATQRPSVDVITGLIKANIPARIAFQVSSRIDSRTILDQSGADNLLGHGDMLFLLPGESLPRRVHGAFVSDQEVHRVADFLRAAGAPEYRGEVLTMPEERETGEAEAEDPDEEDSLYEDAVAVVLESRRASISYVQRRLKIGYNRAARLVEKMEQRGIVGSQEPGGNREVLAAAPEES
- the lolA gene encoding outer membrane lipoprotein chaperone LolA, with protein sequence MRCLLQFLAQSLAGRGLPVCCLAGCLIGGPQALAAAGGDTAPLRDWLRGLTVMQADFRQVVTDESGKVLERTEGRMALHRPGRFRWESLRPYPQLLVVDGKQVWHYDPELEQVIVRDAGSTLRHTPAALLLGEERPERLFAIRALGEETGLRRWELRPREGEETTGLHLLRVALERQNLAWMEWTDALGNKTRFEFLRQRRRLPPQAERELFSFVPPPGVDVIQEQESR
- a CDS encoding replication-associated recombination protein A, producing MSVPLAERLRPATLAEFAGQTHLVGKGGPLQEAAAGAGLHSLVFWGPPGSGKTTLARLLARAGGAEFLALSAVQAGVREIRQAVAEARARRDAGGGDTVLFLDEIHRFNKAQQDSLLPFVEDGTLLLLGATTENPAFEIINALLSRLQVYILHALGADELRGIAERGAREIGARLTPEAAELLVAAADGDARRALGLLELAAGLAAGKEIEAELLRRAAAAGPRRFDKGGDSFYDQISALHKSVRGSAPDAALYWLARMLDGGCDPLYIARRMVRAASEDIGTADPRALRVALDAWEAQERLGSPEGELAIAQAVVYLACAPKSAAVYRGLRRAGEDARRRGSLEVPAHLRNAPTALARRLGHGRDYRYPHDEPGGYAAGESYLPGALAGRRYYLPGDAGLESRIAARLAEWRRRDAAAAAGGQE